The genomic window ATCTGATCGAATCCATCGCCGCCGCACTGCAGTACATCAGCTACTATCATCCGGCTGACTACATCGCCCATCTGGCGCGCGCCTACGAGACAGAACAAAGCCCGGCCGCCAAGGATGCGATTGCCCAGATCCTGACCAACTCGCGCATGTGCGCCGAAGGCCGTCGCCCGATTTGCCAGGACACCGGCATCGTCAATGTGTTCTTAAAAATCGGTATGGGCGTGCGCTTTGAAGGTTTTAGCGGCTCCATTACCGACGCCGTCAATGAAGGTGTGCGTCAGGGTTACAACAATCCCGACAACGTGTTGCGCGCCTCTATCGTGGCAGACCCTTTGTTTGATCGCAAAAACACCAAGGACAATACGCCAGCGGTAGTCCACATGGAACTGGTACCAGGCAATACGGTCGACGTACAAGTAGCAGCCAAGGGCGGCGGATCAGAAAACAAGACCAAGTTCGTCATGCTCAACCCATCTGATTCATTGATAGACTGGGTCATGAAAACCGTACCGACCATGGGCGCTGGCTGGTGCCCGCCTGGCATGCTGGGCATAGGCATAGGTGGTACTGCAGAAAAAGCCATGCTGATGGCGAAAGAATCCTTGATGGAAGACATCAACATGTACGAGCTGAAATTACGCGGCCCGCAAAACAAGACCGAAGAGCTGCGCATAGAATTGTGCGACAAGATCAATGCCCTAGGCATAGGCGCACAAGGTCTGGGCGGTTTGACCACCGTGCTCGACGTCAAGATCAATATGTACCCTACCCACGCAGCTTCCAAACCAGTGGCCATGATCCCTAACTGCGCCGCGACCCGTCACGGTCACTTTGTGCTGGACGGTTCTGGCCCGGTCTACATGACGCCACCAGCGCTATCTAGCTGGCCGGATGTGCACTGGGTTGCCGATACCGAAAAATCCAAACGCATCGATCTCAATACATTAAGCAAAGAAGAAGTCGCTTCCTGGACCCCAGGCCAGACTTTACTGCTGAACGGCAAAATGCTGACCGGCCGCGATGCCGCCCACAAGCGCATCCAGGACATGCTGGCCAAGGGCGAAACCCTGCCGGTAGATTTCACCAACCGCGTGATCTACTATGTCGGCCCGGTCGATCCTGTGCGTGACGAAGCGGTAGGCCCTGCCGGCCCGACTACGGCGACCCGCATGGATAGCTTTACCGACATGATGTTAGAAAAAACCGGCTTGATCTCTATGATAGGCAAGGCAGAGCGCGGCCCAGCTGCCATTGCATCGATCAAACAACATGGTTCGGCCTATCTGATGGCAGTGGGCGGCGCCGCCTACCTGGTATCAAAAGCCATCAAGACCGCCAAGGTGGTGGGCTTTGCCGATCTGGGTATGGAAGCGATTTACGAGTTTGATGTCGTCGATATGCCAGTCACAGTAGCGGTTGATTCCAAAGGCACCTCGGTGCACACCACCGGCCCGAAAGAATGGCAAGCCAAGATAGGCATCATCCCGGTTGCCTGATTTGTCTGCCATTTCTGCCATTAACACCTTAGCTGAGACTACAGCTATCAAACACCCCGGGCAGCCAGTCGGGGTGTTTGATTCTGGCGTGGGCGGCCTCTCGGTGCTGGCACATATACGCCAGCAGCTGCCGGGCGAACAGCTGATCTACTTTGCAGATTCTGGCTTCGCGCCTTACGGCGAAAAATCGGATGAGGTGCTGATAGAACGCAGTCTGGCAGTTGCCGAATTTTTACTCACGCATCACATCAAGGCGCTGGTGATTGCCTGCAATACCGCCACCGCCGCGGCGGTAGCTACCTTACGCCAGCGCTACCCCGAGCTGATCATCATAGGCATGGAGCCGGGCTTAAAACCGGCGGCGCTGCACAGCGTATCGAAGGTGGTCGGCGTATTAGCCACCAAGAGCACCTTGCAAAGTCAAAAATTTAGCCAGTTACGCGACCAGCTCAGCGTCGAAACCGGCGTCAACTTTATCGCGCAAGCCTGCATAGGTTTAGTCAACCAAATTGAAAAAGCCGAGCTGCATTCTGCCGAAACCCTGCAACTGGTGCGCCGCTACGTCGCGCCGCTACTCGCGCAAGGCGCCGATACGCTAGTACTAGGCTGCACCCACTACCCCTTTATCGCTCATCTGATTCGTCAAGTTGTGGCAGAAAACCAGCCAGACGCCAAGCTAGACGCAGTGCGCCTGATAGACACCGGCGAAGCGGTCGCCAGACGTCTGCACAAACTACTAGAGCAGCAAGGTCTACTCAACACCCAGCCATCCGCTGCGATAAGCAGCACAGCGCTAAACACCTACACCACAGGCAGCACCAGCAACCTGGAACACGCACTACAGCACATGCTGGGCTTGCGCGCCGACCAGTACCAGCTCAGCGCCCTGGCATAAGACCAGCGCCAGCGCGCCCGCCAAAACCAAACAATTTCAAACAGGACCTAGCCCGAGACCCATATCCCATGCGGGTTTGCGGGCAGATGCCGCCAGCAGCCGCATAGAATATGCGCACTGGGCTTGCCTGTTTAAAAAATTTTGATTGAATCGCGGCTGGCTGGGTGGCCACGCTTTTGTGTCCACGCCGAGATAACCCGACAAGACTGCATGCAAGGATGTTTTGGTTTGATGGAGCTTAAGCTGATGTGTTGTTGCTTGCCCCTTACGCGTGGGCACGATGATGCTTGTGCCCACCCGCCGCCTCTTCTTTTAAGAAAATGCCGAATCAAAAAGGGATCAAAGCGGAATCAAATCGGAATCGAAAGGCGCAGCGCCAATTCAAAATTTCAGATGCTACTCCCCGCATATTGGTTTATTATTTTGCCAATCGCTAGACAACAGCATGCTCAGTCCAACGTCTAGAATTTTTTTGCAATCCTTCATTTCTTGAAAGAATCACATGGCAAGCGCAGAATTTGGAACAGTCTTTTTTGATGAAATAACACTCGCCAATTTTGATGGCGAGAAATGGTCAGACACTCGCTTTGGCCCTAGCGACCACCTGCCGCTACACCCAGCTTCGCACGTTTTACACTATGCCAGTACCTGTTTTGAAGGCATGAAGGCGTTTCGTGCGGCCGATGGTGCGGTCTGCGTTTTTCGCATCGACGACCATATCAAGCGCATGCAAAACAGCGCAGCGTCTTTGTATCTGCCGGTTCCTGATGCTGTGCAATTAAAGGCGATGATTTTAGATTTGCTAAAAAAGTACAAAGCTCAGGTCCCGGCCTTCCCTGGCTCCGCCTATATCCGCCCTACCCTGATCGGCACCGATCCCTCGATCGGCCGCGCTGCCGCACCGACCAGCACCGCGCTGCTGTATGTCTTGATCTCACCAGTGGGAGATTACTTCTCGGCCGACGCCACCATGCGCGTGTTGTTAGACACAGAAAACCAACGCTGCGCACCCCACTTTGGCAGCGTCAAATCCGGTGGCAATTACGCCAGTGCTTTGGGCTTAATCCAGAAAGCCAAAGAAAAATACAATACCGCCCAAGTGATTTTTGCACCGAATGGCGACGTACAAGAAACCGGTGCCGCCAATTGCCTCTTAATCAGCGATACTGAACTGCTAACGAAGCCTTTGAACAGCGAATTTTTACCCGGCATCACGCGTGACTCTT from Undibacterium parvum includes these protein-coding regions:
- a CDS encoding fumarate hydratase, producing MTIIKQDDLIESIAAALQYISYYHPADYIAHLARAYETEQSPAAKDAIAQILTNSRMCAEGRRPICQDTGIVNVFLKIGMGVRFEGFSGSITDAVNEGVRQGYNNPDNVLRASIVADPLFDRKNTKDNTPAVVHMELVPGNTVDVQVAAKGGGSENKTKFVMLNPSDSLIDWVMKTVPTMGAGWCPPGMLGIGIGGTAEKAMLMAKESLMEDINMYELKLRGPQNKTEELRIELCDKINALGIGAQGLGGLTTVLDVKINMYPTHAASKPVAMIPNCAATRHGHFVLDGSGPVYMTPPALSSWPDVHWVADTEKSKRIDLNTLSKEEVASWTPGQTLLLNGKMLTGRDAAHKRIQDMLAKGETLPVDFTNRVIYYVGPVDPVRDEAVGPAGPTTATRMDSFTDMMLEKTGLISMIGKAERGPAAIASIKQHGSAYLMAVGGAAYLVSKAIKTAKVVGFADLGMEAIYEFDVVDMPVTVAVDSKGTSVHTTGPKEWQAKIGIIPVA
- the murI gene encoding glutamate racemase translates to MSAISAINTLAETTAIKHPGQPVGVFDSGVGGLSVLAHIRQQLPGEQLIYFADSGFAPYGEKSDEVLIERSLAVAEFLLTHHIKALVIACNTATAAAVATLRQRYPELIIIGMEPGLKPAALHSVSKVVGVLATKSTLQSQKFSQLRDQLSVETGVNFIAQACIGLVNQIEKAELHSAETLQLVRRYVAPLLAQGADTLVLGCTHYPFIAHLIRQVVAENQPDAKLDAVRLIDTGEAVARRLHKLLEQQGLLNTQPSAAISSTALNTYTTGSTSNLEHALQHMLGLRADQYQLSALA
- a CDS encoding branched-chain amino acid aminotransferase, with translation MASAEFGTVFFDEITLANFDGEKWSDTRFGPSDHLPLHPASHVLHYASTCFEGMKAFRAADGAVCVFRIDDHIKRMQNSAASLYLPVPDAVQLKAMILDLLKKYKAQVPAFPGSAYIRPTLIGTDPSIGRAAAPTSTALLYVLISPVGDYFSADATMRVLLDTENQRCAPHFGSVKSGGNYASALGLIQKAKEKYNTAQVIFAPNGDVQETGAANCLLISDTELLTKPLNSEFLPGITRDSLLKVAAKLGYQVTERNISANELIEWIKTGEVALSGTAAVLAPVGEIVYQDQTHTVNQGKEAVNSKRLRKYLNDIQQGIEEDTFNWITKI